From the genome of Chthoniobacterales bacterium, one region includes:
- a CDS encoding MFS transporter, which yields MARARSPLFVLFLTVFIDLIGFGIVIPILPLYAEHFNASPVTIGWLTGIYSGMQIIFTPILGKLSDRFGRRPVLFISIVGTALGFALMGLAHSLTLLFIARILAGITGGNISIPQAYIADVTAPEKRSRAMGLIGAAFGLGFTFGPLIGGLMSRISYSAPFFFSAGLAVVNAALVYLILPESLPREHRARPHEEASIAEVFRHGRGAMFAIVIGTYFFLIVGFSIMTTLFALFTEKRFNYDAQANGYLFGFVGIVSVIVQGGLIGRLIKIFGEVALARAGMILTTLSLALLPMSGNLTFLLLVCAGLSAGSGFASPPLSGLASQMIEPSWQGRALGVMQSAGSTARLLGPLLGGWLLTFDLRKPIGHYGYTPFLAGAFLCLVGAIFAFSFKKPAQDHTTDDIAVGV from the coding sequence ATGGCTCGGGCGCGTTCACCTCTCTTCGTTCTCTTCCTCACGGTCTTCATCGACCTGATCGGCTTCGGCATCGTCATCCCGATCCTCCCGCTTTACGCGGAGCATTTTAACGCTTCGCCGGTCACGATCGGCTGGCTGACCGGCATCTATTCCGGCATGCAGATCATTTTCACCCCGATCCTGGGGAAGCTTTCGGATCGCTTTGGTCGCCGGCCTGTTCTGTTCATCAGCATCGTCGGCACCGCGCTCGGCTTCGCCCTGATGGGGTTGGCGCATTCGCTCACGTTGCTTTTCATCGCGCGTATCCTCGCCGGCATCACGGGTGGAAACATTTCGATCCCGCAGGCCTACATCGCAGACGTTACCGCTCCTGAAAAACGTTCGCGCGCCATGGGCCTGATCGGTGCGGCCTTTGGTCTCGGGTTTACCTTCGGTCCCCTCATCGGGGGTTTGATGAGCAGGATTTCCTACAGCGCGCCGTTTTTCTTCTCGGCCGGACTCGCCGTGGTCAATGCCGCGCTCGTTTATTTGATCCTGCCAGAAAGTTTGCCCCGCGAACATCGCGCTCGCCCGCATGAGGAAGCCAGTATCGCGGAGGTTTTCCGGCACGGCCGCGGCGCCATGTTCGCAATCGTGATCGGCACCTATTTTTTCCTGATCGTCGGTTTCTCGATCATGACCACGCTCTTCGCCTTGTTTACGGAAAAGCGTTTCAACTACGACGCCCAGGCGAATGGATACCTTTTTGGTTTTGTCGGCATCGTCAGCGTGATTGTGCAGGGAGGTCTCATCGGCCGATTGATCAAGATCTTCGGCGAAGTGGCGCTTGCGCGGGCTGGCATGATCCTAACCACGCTTTCGCTCGCCTTGTTGCCGATGAGCGGGAACCTGACGTTTTTGCTGCTGGTCTGCGCGGGATTATCAGCTGGCAGCGGTTTTGCCAGTCCGCCCCTTAGCGGCCTCGCGTCGCAAATGATCGAGCCGAGCTGGCAAGGGCGTGCCCTCGGCGTCATGCAGTCCGCCGGCAGCACGGCCCGGTTGCTCGGTCCGCTCCTCGGCGGCTGGCTGTTGACCTTTGATCTCCGCAAACCGATCGGGCATTACGGCTACACCCCGTTCCTGGCCGGCGCATTTCTCTGTCTTGTCGGCGCAATCTTCGCCTTTTCTTTCAAGAAGCCTGCCCAAGATCACACGACGGATGATATCGCGGTCGGAGTGTAG
- the thpR gene encoding RNA 2',3'-cyclic phosphodiesterase, whose protein sequence is MSSKRLFVSIELPESITKQLAELDPSLRGVRWLEPRQMHLTLAFLGDVSREIQEALSKKLQAISWKSFFLPLIGLGTFPGKGWPKIVWIGVGTGHPHLFQLHKRVQEALLSTGLEPDLRSFHPHVTLARCRDVSPQTIRPFLKSHGDFDAGMIHVESFVLNSSELTPAGSVYTAELVCQALR, encoded by the coding sequence ATGAGCTCGAAGCGGCTCTTCGTCAGTATCGAGCTTCCCGAATCCATTACCAAGCAGCTCGCAGAATTGGATCCGTCTCTCCGCGGCGTGCGCTGGCTCGAACCGCGCCAGATGCATCTCACTCTCGCCTTTCTCGGAGACGTATCGAGGGAAATCCAGGAAGCGCTGTCGAAGAAACTCCAGGCCATTTCGTGGAAGTCATTCTTCCTGCCACTTATCGGCCTCGGAACTTTCCCTGGGAAAGGCTGGCCGAAGATAGTTTGGATTGGAGTCGGGACCGGTCACCCGCATTTGTTCCAATTGCATAAACGCGTCCAGGAAGCTCTTCTCTCCACCGGTCTCGAGCCCGACCTGCGCTCATTCCATCCGCACGTCACCCTCGCTCGTTGCCGCGACGTTTCTCCGCAGACGATCCGTCCCTTTCTAAAATCGCACGGCGATTTCGATGCCGGCATGATCCACGTCGAATCATTCGTTCTGAATTCGAGCGAACTGACTCCGGCCGGTTCCGTTTACACCGCGGAACTCGTCTGTCAGGCCTTGCGATAG
- a CDS encoding oligopeptide:H+ symporter — protein MKQDVIDPALAGQPAVPDPKAPIPRQIRYIIGNEGCERFSFYGMRNILTMFLVSSLLVYLPEADREHAAKDVFHTFVIGVYFFPLLGGWLADRFFGKYNTILWLSLVYCVGQACLALFVFNRTGFYVGLGLIALGSGGIKPCVAAFVGDQFDQTNKHRAKVVFDAFYWIINFGSLFASFLMPLFLRYLGPAFAFGIPGALMFISVVVLWLGRKSYVMLAPAPSDPNSFLRVSSTAIASGMRGKVLAGLGALAAIISFLLIPRLGFVIAACLALVAMIAFGGLGVWLQLNAIRGKHPDEAIEGVRAVLRVLVLFALVTPFWSLFDQKASTWVLQANAMSKPAWFQSSQMQALNPALVMLLIPFNNLVLYPALRRLGYEVTALRRMTAGIALSGVAWIVVGCMQLVLDHGTVFTIAWQILPYAFLTLGEVLVSATGLEFAYSQAPLSMKSAIMAFWNLSVTIGNLWVLVVNAGVQNQAVIDFIKSSGFGLTAFQMFFFAVFAFLAALAFGLVARSYPVADHYRKA, from the coding sequence GTGAAACAAGACGTCATCGATCCGGCGCTGGCCGGGCAGCCCGCGGTCCCGGATCCCAAGGCCCCAATTCCGCGCCAAATCCGTTACATCATCGGCAACGAAGGCTGCGAGCGCTTTAGCTTTTACGGGATGCGCAACATCCTGACGATGTTTTTGGTGTCGTCGCTGCTGGTGTATTTGCCGGAGGCGGACCGGGAACACGCGGCGAAAGATGTCTTCCACACCTTCGTCATCGGAGTTTACTTTTTTCCGCTTCTCGGTGGCTGGCTGGCCGATCGTTTCTTTGGAAAGTACAACACGATCCTGTGGCTAAGCCTGGTCTACTGCGTCGGACAGGCATGTCTCGCCCTTTTTGTTTTCAATCGCACCGGCTTTTACGTCGGGCTGGGGTTGATCGCGCTTGGCTCGGGAGGGATCAAGCCGTGTGTGGCGGCATTTGTCGGCGACCAATTCGATCAAACAAACAAGCATCGAGCGAAAGTGGTCTTCGACGCGTTCTATTGGATCATCAACTTTGGTTCGTTGTTCGCATCCTTTTTGATGCCGCTTTTCCTGCGGTATCTCGGGCCGGCGTTCGCTTTCGGGATCCCGGGCGCGTTGATGTTTATCTCCGTCGTGGTCCTGTGGCTCGGAAGGAAGAGCTACGTCATGCTGGCTCCGGCTCCTTCTGACCCGAATTCGTTTCTTCGTGTCTCGAGCACCGCGATCGCTTCGGGAATGCGCGGAAAGGTTCTCGCGGGCCTTGGCGCTCTTGCCGCCATCATTTCGTTTCTTCTGATTCCGAGGCTCGGTTTCGTTATCGCGGCCTGCCTCGCCCTCGTCGCTATGATTGCCTTTGGCGGATTGGGCGTTTGGCTTCAGCTCAACGCCATTCGTGGCAAGCATCCTGACGAAGCGATTGAGGGCGTGCGGGCTGTCTTGCGTGTCCTGGTGCTGTTCGCCCTCGTCACGCCGTTCTGGTCGCTCTTCGATCAAAAAGCGTCGACCTGGGTGCTGCAGGCAAACGCGATGAGCAAACCGGCTTGGTTCCAATCTTCGCAAATGCAGGCGCTCAATCCAGCGCTGGTAATGCTGCTCATTCCCTTCAACAATCTTGTGCTTTATCCGGCCCTGCGCCGCCTCGGCTACGAAGTCACCGCGCTCCGGCGAATGACGGCTGGGATCGCGTTGTCCGGAGTGGCGTGGATCGTCGTCGGCTGCATGCAACTGGTGCTCGACCACGGCACGGTCTTCACGATCGCATGGCAGATTCTCCCCTACGCATTTCTCACCCTCGGCGAAGTGCTGGTTTCCGCGACCGGGCTCGAGTTCGCCTACAGCCAGGCACCGCTCTCAATGAAGAGCGCGATCATGGCGTTCTGGAATCTCTCGGTCACCATCGGGAATCTTTGGGTGCTGGTAGTGAACGCCGGCGTGCAAAACCAGGCCGTGATCGACTTCATCAAGTCGAGCGGTTTCGGGCTGACGGCGTTCCAGATGTTTTTCTTTGCCGTGTTCGCGTTCCTGGCGGCGCTGGCCTTTGGATTGGTCGCCCGGAGTTATCCGGTCGCCGACCACTATCGCAAGGCCTGA
- a CDS encoding MFS transporter, whose amino-acid sequence MGQWVESYVPARLDRMPWSRWHWLIVFALGATWILDGLEVTLAGSLGGILTHRETLGFTDAQVGASATFYLAGAVIGALLFGYGTDRLGRKKLFFITVAVYLAATALTAFSWSFASYAFFRALTGAGIGGEYAAINSAIDELIPARVRGRVDLMINGSYWVGAAMGSAATVILLDPHRLPVWLGWRLAFGIGAILGLVVVFFRRWIPESPRWLLIHGRAQEAERIVETVERSIAEERGNGVVEYWSNGKSNGNANSPSLQHSITPISIRTRTHTPLHEIWHTIVHEHRRRSLLGFVLMLTQAFFYNAIFFTYGLVLMRFYDVPAQNVGGYLLPFALGNVLGPLVLGHLFDTIGRKKMIAATYAIAGLLLAATGWLFHAGMLTAQTQTIAWMVIFFVASAAASSAYLTVSEIFPLEIRALAIAIFYAFGTLAGGVGAPILFGWIIGTGSRVALFAGYLVGAGLMVIGALVEAWLGVDAERKSLEHVATPLSCKL is encoded by the coding sequence ATGGGACAGTGGGTCGAATCGTATGTGCCGGCGCGGCTGGACCGAATGCCCTGGAGCCGCTGGCACTGGCTGATTGTCTTCGCGCTCGGCGCGACTTGGATTCTTGACGGGCTGGAGGTGACGCTGGCTGGCTCACTGGGCGGAATTCTGACTCATCGAGAGACGCTTGGCTTCACCGATGCGCAAGTTGGCGCCAGCGCGACATTCTATTTGGCTGGCGCGGTAATCGGGGCACTGCTTTTCGGATACGGAACAGATCGGCTCGGTCGGAAGAAATTGTTTTTCATCACTGTGGCGGTTTATCTCGCGGCTACGGCGCTTACGGCCTTTTCCTGGAGCTTCGCCAGTTACGCTTTCTTTCGGGCGCTCACAGGCGCAGGCATCGGCGGGGAATACGCTGCGATCAATTCAGCCATCGACGAACTGATTCCAGCACGCGTCCGCGGTCGCGTGGATTTGATGATCAACGGCTCCTACTGGGTCGGCGCAGCGATGGGGTCGGCCGCGACAGTGATCCTCCTCGATCCGCATCGGTTGCCGGTCTGGCTGGGTTGGCGTCTCGCTTTTGGAATCGGCGCGATCCTTGGGCTGGTCGTCGTCTTTTTCCGGCGTTGGATTCCGGAAAGCCCGCGCTGGCTTCTTATCCACGGGCGGGCGCAGGAGGCGGAGCGGATCGTTGAAACAGTCGAGCGCTCGATCGCGGAGGAGAGGGGGAATGGAGTAGTGGAGTATTGGAGTAATGGCAAGAGCAATGGCAACGCGAATTCCCCATCACTCCAGCACTCCATTACTCCAATCTCCATCCGCACGCGCACGCACACTCCGTTGCACGAGATTTGGCATACAATCGTGCACGAACATCGCCGCCGCTCTCTGCTCGGCTTCGTCCTTATGCTGACCCAGGCGTTCTTTTATAACGCGATCTTTTTCACTTACGGCCTGGTCCTGATGCGCTTCTACGATGTTCCGGCGCAAAACGTGGGCGGTTATCTGTTGCCGTTCGCTCTCGGAAACGTTCTCGGCCCGCTCGTGCTCGGACATCTTTTCGACACGATCGGCCGCAAGAAGATGATCGCCGCCACTTATGCGATCGCCGGCTTATTGCTCGCCGCGACAGGCTGGCTTTTCCACGCCGGGATGCTCACGGCGCAAACGCAGACTATCGCCTGGATGGTCATCTTTTTTGTCGCATCCGCGGCCGCGAGTTCAGCCTATCTAACCGTCAGCGAAATCTTTCCGCTCGAGATTCGGGCGCTGGCGATTGCGATCTTCTACGCGTTCGGAACCCTGGCCGGCGGAGTCGGAGCGCCGATCCTTTTCGGATGGATCATCGGCACCGGGTCCAGAGTCGCATTGTTCGCCGGCTATCTGGTCGGCGCAGGGCTCATGGTTATCGGAGCGCTCGTGGAAGCATGGCTCGGCGTCGACGCCGAACGCAAATCGCTTGAACACGTCGCGACGCCGTTGTCGTGCAAATTGTAG
- the hisC gene encoding histidinol-phosphate transaminase yields MNNPTALSRRGFAKLLGAGAAYAAFRPALGLSESTPAAQTKTSDVVRLSSNENPYGPSPAALKAMTAAFPLAWKYPDETQEDLVEALARLNQVPKEQILPGAGSGEILKVSVAAFTSSAKKLVVGDPTFEACAGHAKASGAEVVKVKLNATYAHDLTKMLEAPGVGLHYICNPNNPTASLTPKADLRAFLAKVPRETMVLVDEAYHHFVESPDYESVIPLVKDYPNLIVARTFSKIYGMAGLRCGYCVAQPDKIELMRAQQSWDSVSIMAIVAARASLDDAAQVTNGLKNNTDVRKYVCDELDKMKFNYIPSQANFMMIDMRREVKPLIAAFKEKKVHVGRLFPPLPNHLRVTIGTRPQMERFLAAFKELSA; encoded by the coding sequence GTGAACAATCCTACCGCGCTCTCGCGTCGGGGATTTGCGAAACTTCTGGGAGCTGGCGCTGCCTATGCGGCGTTCCGGCCGGCCTTGGGACTTTCGGAATCCACTCCTGCCGCTCAAACCAAAACGTCCGACGTCGTCCGGCTCAGTTCGAATGAAAACCCGTACGGTCCTTCGCCGGCCGCGCTCAAGGCAATGACCGCCGCTTTTCCTCTGGCCTGGAAATATCCGGACGAAACACAGGAAGATCTGGTCGAAGCGCTGGCAAGACTAAATCAGGTTCCGAAAGAGCAGATCCTGCCGGGCGCTGGCTCAGGCGAAATCCTGAAGGTTTCGGTCGCAGCGTTTACAAGCTCCGCGAAGAAGCTGGTAGTGGGCGACCCGACGTTTGAAGCCTGCGCTGGACATGCCAAGGCGAGCGGCGCGGAAGTTGTGAAGGTCAAGTTGAACGCCACTTACGCGCATGATTTAACGAAGATGCTCGAGGCTCCCGGGGTCGGCCTTCATTACATCTGCAACCCGAACAATCCGACCGCGAGTCTCACGCCGAAGGCCGATCTCCGCGCCTTCCTCGCGAAAGTTCCGCGCGAAACGATGGTTCTCGTGGACGAAGCGTACCATCATTTCGTCGAGAGCCCAGATTATGAGAGCGTGATTCCGCTCGTGAAGGACTACCCAAACCTGATCGTGGCGCGCACGTTTTCGAAGATCTACGGGATGGCCGGATTGCGCTGTGGCTATTGCGTCGCCCAGCCGGACAAGATTGAGCTGATGCGCGCGCAGCAGTCGTGGGACAGCGTCAGCATTATGGCGATCGTCGCCGCTCGCGCGAGCCTGGACGACGCCGCACAAGTGACGAACGGACTAAAGAACAATACCGACGTGCGGAAGTATGTTTGCGACGAGCTGGACAAGATGAAGTTCAACTACATACCGTCGCAGGCGAACTTCATGATGATCGATATGCGGCGTGAAGTGAAACCGCTCATCGCCGCGTTCAAAGAGAAGAAAGTGCACGTCGGCCGGCTCTTTCCGCCTCTGCCGAATCACCTGCGGGTGACGATCGGGACCAGGCCGCAAATGGAACGGTTTCTGGCGGCTTTTAAAGAGCTGTCCGCTTAA
- a CDS encoding tetratricopeptide repeat protein codes for MSQLDEIFDDANGDLAIGELESAVEKYRRCVELDPAFFDGWHALGMALMKTGRFPEAIDAGKKATELRPNDQIAWTSLSLFYNRNGDIKEAEAAGTKAKILSWGGKIAKE; via the coding sequence ATGTCGCAGCTCGACGAAATCTTCGACGACGCGAATGGCGATCTGGCAATCGGGGAGTTGGAGAGCGCCGTGGAAAAATACCGGCGTTGCGTCGAGCTGGACCCGGCCTTCTTCGATGGCTGGCACGCCCTCGGCATGGCGCTGATGAAGACCGGTCGATTTCCGGAAGCGATCGACGCCGGCAAGAAGGCGACCGAATTGCGCCCTAACGATCAGATTGCCTGGACCAGTCTATCGCTTTTCTACAATCGCAACGGCGACATCAAGGAAGCCGAAGCCGCCGGGACGAAAGCAAAGATCCTCTCGTGGGGCGGCAAGATCGCGAAGGAATAA
- a CDS encoding peptidylprolyl isomerase encodes MRKHHKWLMIVIAILAIPFIFYFNKTSWGVPRVSDIGRIYDRPVTQVEFQRSARLLTLAQMLGLSLWHELTAGATNEADMYVSFTFNRLVLIHEAQKLGIHPTQGEIDNFVQTLRPFRGDTGFDINKYTEFTQKNLPSLGFREGQIEELISDQLSLNRVKELIGTGLQVADSESMEYYQQTHGKLQVALVRFREDDFQKDVKISDEDIAKYFEAHKAEFKNDEKRRVEFVAFTFNEEEKKLTGKERVDALQKLANKANDMVQGLLDKSAKFSDVAAKFNVPVASTGEFTAAAPDLQFAKVPALTQYTFQLTEQAPFSDAIQGPEGFYIIHLLGIVPGRPLTLDEAKPKITEALKKEKLRQLVANKGADTARVIREALKAGTPLDTAMNQSGLQVERIPPFSIVDSPTATPAPSPVLTAEKDKPAKVETPDLPAIKNAVNELNPGDSTDFVPTEKGGLVAVLEKREPAELGEYPKVKTMFETSYLQSKRAAVFDEWLQERRQAAQLQLATS; translated from the coding sequence ATGCGCAAGCATCATAAGTGGCTCATGATCGTGATCGCGATCCTGGCCATTCCCTTCATCTTTTATTTCAACAAAACCAGTTGGGGCGTTCCACGCGTGAGCGATATCGGACGCATTTACGACCGGCCGGTGACTCAGGTGGAATTCCAGCGGAGCGCGCGTCTTCTGACCCTGGCCCAGATGCTGGGCCTGTCCCTTTGGCACGAGCTGACCGCGGGCGCGACGAACGAAGCCGATATGTATGTCAGCTTCACGTTCAATCGGCTGGTCCTCATTCACGAAGCGCAGAAACTGGGAATCCACCCCACCCAGGGAGAGATCGACAATTTCGTGCAAACGCTGCGGCCATTCCGCGGCGACACCGGGTTCGACATCAACAAATACACTGAGTTTACCCAGAAGAATCTGCCGTCCCTCGGGTTCAGAGAAGGGCAAATCGAGGAACTCATTTCCGACCAACTTTCGCTCAATCGCGTAAAAGAGCTGATTGGGACCGGTCTCCAGGTCGCTGACTCGGAAAGCATGGAATATTACCAGCAGACCCACGGCAAACTCCAGGTGGCTCTGGTTCGTTTTCGCGAAGACGATTTCCAGAAGGACGTCAAGATCTCGGATGAAGACATCGCGAAATACTTTGAGGCTCATAAGGCGGAATTTAAGAATGACGAAAAACGTCGCGTCGAATTCGTGGCCTTCACCTTCAACGAGGAGGAAAAGAAACTGACCGGAAAGGAGCGAGTGGATGCGCTTCAGAAGTTGGCGAACAAGGCAAACGACATGGTGCAGGGGTTGCTCGACAAGAGCGCCAAATTCTCCGACGTGGCCGCCAAGTTCAATGTGCCGGTAGCGAGCACGGGAGAATTTACGGCGGCGGCGCCCGATTTGCAGTTCGCCAAGGTCCCGGCGCTTACTCAATACACCTTTCAACTGACGGAGCAGGCGCCGTTCAGCGACGCGATTCAGGGCCCGGAAGGATTTTATATCATCCATTTGCTGGGGATTGTCCCGGGACGCCCGCTCACCCTGGATGAAGCCAAGCCGAAAATTACCGAAGCCCTGAAGAAGGAGAAGCTCCGTCAGCTCGTTGCGAACAAGGGTGCGGACACCGCCCGCGTGATTCGGGAAGCGCTGAAAGCGGGCACACCTCTGGATACGGCAATGAACCAGAGCGGCCTGCAAGTGGAACGAATTCCGCCCTTTTCGATTGTCGATAGCCCGACAGCGACACCCGCGCCGAGTCCGGTGCTGACGGCAGAGAAAGACAAACCGGCCAAAGTTGAGACGCCCGATCTGCCGGCCATTAAGAATGCGGTCAACGAATTGAACCCGGGTGACTCGACCGATTTTGTCCCGACAGAAAAAGGAGGCCTGGTGGCTGTGCTGGAAAAGCGCGAACCGGCCGAGCTGGGCGAGTATCCCAAGGTCAAGACGATGTTCGAGACAAGCTATCTCCAGAGCAAGCGCGCGGCCGTGTTTGACGAGTGGCTGCAGGAGCGGCGGCAGGCTGCCCAGCTCCAGCTCGCCACAAGTTAG
- a CDS encoding argininosuccinate synthase yields MKIVLAYSGGLDTSVILRWLKENYDAEIIAFCADIGQEEELAGLEGKALATGAASCVIEDLREEFARDFIFPMMQAGAIYEGQYFLGTSIARPLIAKRMVELAQARKADAIAHGATGKGNDQVRFELTAAALGPELRVIAPWREERFRKQFPGRAEMISYAAAQGIPVEASASKPYSTDRNLLHISFESGMLEDPWFDASSAEARGMYKLSVAPEDAPDEPEYIELEFRDGNCCAVNGEKLYPLGVMKRLNKIGGKHGIGRVDMVESRFVGMKSRGVYETPGGAILHFAHRQMESLTMDREVMQLRDSLIPRYSALVYNGFWFAPEREALQSLVTETQRDVTGNVRLKLYKGNIIAAGRKSPKSLYDPEIATMEGGGGDAYNQSDATGFIRLNALRLKVRAAVSEKRIP; encoded by the coding sequence ATGAAAATCGTACTCGCGTATTCGGGTGGACTCGACACGTCCGTGATTCTTCGTTGGCTAAAGGAGAATTATGACGCCGAGATCATTGCGTTCTGCGCGGATATTGGACAAGAGGAAGAGCTCGCCGGCTTGGAAGGAAAGGCGCTGGCGACCGGGGCCGCGAGCTGCGTGATTGAAGATCTGCGCGAAGAATTTGCCCGGGATTTCATCTTCCCGATGATGCAGGCCGGGGCGATTTACGAGGGACAATATTTCCTCGGGACGAGCATTGCGCGTCCGTTGATCGCAAAGCGAATGGTCGAGCTCGCGCAGGCGAGGAAGGCAGATGCGATCGCCCATGGTGCCACGGGGAAGGGGAACGACCAGGTCCGCTTCGAATTGACCGCGGCTGCGCTTGGGCCGGAGCTGCGCGTTATTGCTCCCTGGCGAGAGGAGCGTTTTCGAAAGCAGTTTCCCGGGCGGGCTGAAATGATCTCTTACGCGGCGGCGCAGGGCATTCCCGTGGAAGCGAGCGCCTCGAAACCGTATTCGACCGATCGAAACCTCCTGCACATTAGTTTTGAGAGTGGAATGCTGGAAGACCCGTGGTTCGACGCCAGCTCGGCGGAAGCTCGTGGGATGTACAAGCTCAGCGTCGCGCCCGAAGACGCTCCCGACGAACCGGAATATATCGAGCTCGAATTCCGCGATGGAAATTGCTGCGCGGTGAACGGAGAGAAACTCTACCCTCTGGGCGTGATGAAGAGGTTGAATAAGATCGGCGGGAAACATGGGATTGGCCGGGTGGACATGGTGGAAAGCCGTTTCGTGGGAATGAAAAGCCGCGGGGTTTATGAGACCCCCGGGGGCGCCATTCTCCATTTCGCGCACCGGCAGATGGAATCGCTCACCATGGACCGCGAAGTGATGCAGTTGCGAGACAGCCTGATCCCGAGATATAGCGCGCTCGTTTACAATGGCTTCTGGTTCGCCCCGGAACGGGAAGCCCTCCAGTCGCTCGTGACCGAAACGCAGCGGGATGTCACTGGCAATGTCCGGCTGAAGCTTTACAAGGGCAACATTATCGCCGCCGGAAGGAAGAGCCCGAAGAGCCTTTACGATCCCGAAATCGCGACCATGGAGGGGGGCGGCGGGGACGCTTACAACCAGAGCGACGCGACCGGATTCATCCGGCTAAACGCGTTGCGCCTCAAAGTCCGAGCGGCGGTTTCCGAGAAACGAATTCCCTAG
- a CDS encoding ATP-dependent 6-phosphofructokinase — protein sequence MNKPRIGVLTSGGDCPGLNAVLRGVVLSAEKLGWEVIGFLDGFEGLLPPGNYKLLQRRDTAGIMPRGGTIIGTTNRGHFVAKIGAGEPADVADQVIADAREVLKSLRVDSLIVVGGDGSMATAQQLQAAGINCIGVPKTIDNDLEATAMTFGFDSAVDTVMDALDRLHTTATSHKRVMVLEVMGRHAGWIALHGGIAGGAHIILIPEIPFAYDRIAAALQARADRGQPSAIVVVAEGARPRDGQVVMRPNTEGEDRLGGVGNVVAREIAAHTGRETRCTVLGHLQRGGAPTTLDRILGTRFGVKAVKLINEKQFGSMVSYQNYQVRHVPIADAVNRLKLVPPDGELVQTARDVDISFGD from the coding sequence ATGAACAAGCCCCGTATCGGCGTTTTGACGAGCGGCGGCGATTGTCCTGGGTTGAATGCCGTCCTGCGAGGCGTTGTTCTCTCGGCCGAGAAACTGGGATGGGAAGTGATCGGATTTCTCGATGGCTTCGAGGGCCTGCTTCCACCGGGTAACTACAAACTTCTTCAGCGGCGTGACACGGCCGGCATCATGCCCCGCGGCGGAACAATCATCGGGACGACGAACCGTGGGCACTTTGTGGCAAAAATCGGAGCCGGTGAGCCGGCGGATGTTGCTGACCAGGTCATTGCCGATGCCCGCGAAGTTCTGAAATCACTGCGTGTCGATAGCCTGATCGTGGTGGGCGGAGATGGATCGATGGCGACCGCGCAGCAATTGCAGGCGGCCGGAATCAATTGCATCGGCGTTCCGAAAACCATCGACAACGATTTGGAGGCCACGGCCATGACCTTCGGTTTCGATTCCGCGGTGGACACCGTGATGGACGCGCTCGATCGCCTGCATACCACAGCGACAAGCCACAAACGCGTCATGGTCCTGGAAGTAATGGGACGCCATGCCGGCTGGATTGCTCTGCACGGCGGCATCGCCGGCGGGGCCCACATTATTTTGATTCCGGAGATTCCCTTTGCCTACGACAGAATCGCAGCCGCCCTCCAGGCTCGCGCCGATCGCGGGCAGCCTTCGGCCATTGTCGTCGTCGCGGAAGGCGCGCGCCCGCGCGATGGGCAGGTCGTGATGCGGCCAAACACAGAAGGCGAAGATCGTCTTGGCGGAGTCGGCAATGTAGTCGCGCGCGAGATCGCGGCGCATACCGGAAGAGAAACTCGTTGCACGGTCCTCGGGCACCTTCAGAGAGGCGGAGCGCCGACCACTCTGGACCGTATTCTCGGGACCCGCTTCGGCGTCAAAGCGGTAAAGCTCATTAACGAAAAGCAATTCGGCTCGATGGTCAGCTACCAAAACTACCAGGTCCGCCATGTGCCGATCGCTGACGCCGTGAATCGGCTGAAGCTCGTGCCGCCGGATGGCGAATTGGTCCAGACCGCGCGGGACGTCGATATTTCATTCGGGGATTAG